Proteins from a single region of Acidobacteriota bacterium:
- a CDS encoding B12-binding domain-containing radical SAM protein: protein MKVLFVYPEFPETYWSFRYALSFENKRSAFPPLGLLTISALLPETWERRLVDLNVQSLKATDIEWADMIFASAMLVQKDSLHRVVKRCKANGKRVVVGGPYITTNAADLPEADHIFLGEAETTLPEFVRDIELGQPKRTYQAAERPALTSTPAPDFRLVDLRQYSAMSVQYSRGCPFQCEFCDIIEIYGRVPRTKTNDQVLGELDSLLNLGWRGMVFIVDDNFIGNKRNVKTLLPKLAEWSERHNHPFSFITEASVNLAEDDELLEGMLRAGFRRVFLGIETPVTESLKETQKLQNTRHDLLDSVRKIQSFGMEVMAGFIVGFDNDPEDIFERQINFIRASAIPVAMVGLLNALPDTQLWRRLKGEGRLLATSSGNNTDASLNFIPKMEAARLVAGYKSILKTIYSPKEYYQRVLDCLERIVTKTPESRRDGFFSDLKAFFRVVFALGVRDGARSEFWRFLRLAFIRHRSNFACAVRLAAFGYHFRKLTELVDK from the coding sequence GTGGACTTGAATGTTCAATCGCTGAAGGCTACGGACATCGAATGGGCGGATATGATTTTTGCCAGCGCCATGCTTGTGCAGAAAGATTCGCTCCATCGTGTCGTCAAACGATGTAAGGCGAATGGCAAGCGCGTCGTTGTTGGCGGGCCATACATCACGACCAATGCCGCAGACCTTCCGGAGGCGGACCACATCTTTTTGGGGGAAGCCGAAACGACATTGCCGGAATTCGTCCGCGATATCGAACTTGGCCAGCCAAAACGCACGTATCAAGCCGCTGAGCGACCTGCGCTGACTTCGACGCCTGCTCCGGATTTCCGGCTTGTTGATCTTCGGCAATACAGCGCCATGTCGGTTCAATATTCTCGTGGCTGTCCATTTCAATGCGAATTCTGCGACATCATCGAAATCTATGGACGGGTTCCGCGCACAAAGACGAACGACCAGGTCCTGGGCGAACTGGATTCGCTGTTGAACCTGGGTTGGCGCGGAATGGTGTTCATTGTTGACGACAATTTCATCGGCAACAAACGGAATGTCAAAACCTTGTTGCCGAAATTGGCTGAATGGTCGGAGCGCCATAACCATCCTTTTTCATTTATTACCGAAGCCAGCGTGAATTTGGCGGAGGATGACGAATTACTTGAAGGAATGCTGCGGGCTGGTTTCCGTCGCGTTTTTCTGGGCATCGAAACGCCTGTAACCGAAAGCCTGAAGGAAACACAAAAACTGCAAAATACCCGGCATGACCTGTTGGATTCTGTCAGAAAGATTCAGAGCTTCGGAATGGAGGTCATGGCCGGCTTCATTGTTGGTTTCGACAACGATCCGGAAGACATTTTCGAGCGCCAGATCAATTTTATTCGAGCCAGCGCAATCCCAGTGGCAATGGTCGGACTGCTGAATGCTTTGCCCGACACACAATTGTGGCGCAGGTTGAAAGGAGAAGGGAGATTGCTCGCGACAAGTTCCGGAAACAACACCGACGCATCGCTCAACTTCATTCCAAAGATGGAGGCCGCTCGGCTGGTGGCCGGGTACAAATCAATTTTGAAGACAATTTACAGCCCAAAGGAGTATTACCAACGCGTGCTGGATTGCCTGGAGCGGATTGTCACAAAGACGCCCGAATCGCGGCGCGATGGATTCTTCAGCGATTTGAAAGCCTTCTTTCGAGTTGTTTTTGCGCTGGGCGTGCGTGACGGCGCCCGTAGTGAATTCTGGCGTTTTCTGCGGCTTGCCTTTATTCGGCACCGAAGCAATTTTGCATGTGCCGTCAGGTTGGCTGCGTTCGGGTATCACTTCCGCAAGCTAACGGAATTGGTGGACAAATAA
- a CDS encoding M20/M25/M40 family metallo-hydrolase encodes MFNRKFKRATAPVAVLLIFCLSVAAQVAQVEKVDLDMMKKIREEGMERSKVMDTLSWLTDVIGPRLTGSPQLKHANEWTKQRLTEWGMENAHLESWGPFGRGWSLEKYSANVIEPVPFPLIGYPKAWTPGTNGPIVGEVVYADIKTEADFEKYRGKLKGAIVLTTPMRDVKPWFDAPGRRFNDEQLLTMSNADPIAPGGGRGPGGPGGPGGNQNFRQMQEFNAKKAEFIKTEGAAVLVDIGRIGDGGTVFVSAGGPRDKAAPQALPSITVTVENYGRLVRMLEKGQKVKMEVDIKAKFYDDDPMAYNTIAEIPGTDLKDEVVMVGAHMDSWHSGTGATDNAAGCAVGMEAMRILKALGVKPRRTIRIGLWTGEEQGLLGSRAYVAQHFGARQPAPGQTAGGPGAGGPGGGFGGPQGPLVTKPEHDKFSSYFNLDNGTGKIRGIYLQGNENVRSIFRAWLSPFRDLGASTITISNTGGTDHQSFDGVGLPGFQFIQDPVEYDTRTHHSNMDVYDRIQAEDMKQASVIMAAFLYNAAMRDEKLPRKPMPGTGR; translated from the coding sequence ATGTTTAACCGTAAGTTCAAAAGGGCGACGGCGCCAGTTGCCGTTTTGCTCATTTTCTGCCTGAGCGTTGCCGCGCAGGTCGCTCAGGTCGAAAAAGTTGATCTGGATATGATGAAGAAAATCCGCGAAGAAGGCATGGAGCGGTCGAAAGTCATGGACACGCTGAGTTGGTTGACAGATGTGATCGGGCCGCGCCTGACCGGATCGCCGCAACTCAAACACGCCAATGAATGGACAAAACAACGATTGACCGAATGGGGGATGGAAAACGCCCATCTGGAATCGTGGGGGCCGTTTGGACGCGGTTGGTCGCTGGAAAAATACTCCGCTAACGTGATCGAACCGGTTCCGTTTCCGCTGATCGGATACCCGAAAGCCTGGACGCCCGGAACCAACGGGCCAATCGTCGGCGAAGTAGTTTATGCCGACATCAAAACAGAAGCTGATTTCGAAAAATATCGAGGCAAATTGAAAGGCGCGATTGTCTTGACCACGCCGATGCGCGACGTCAAACCCTGGTTCGATGCGCCCGGTAGACGGTTTAATGACGAACAACTGCTGACCATGTCGAACGCTGATCCCATTGCACCCGGCGGCGGTCGTGGCCCTGGTGGGCCAGGCGGCCCCGGCGGAAACCAGAATTTCCGGCAAATGCAGGAGTTCAATGCCAAAAAAGCTGAATTCATCAAAACGGAAGGGGCAGCGGTTCTGGTGGACATCGGTCGAATTGGAGACGGCGGCACTGTGTTTGTTTCGGCGGGCGGCCCGCGCGATAAAGCCGCCCCGCAGGCTTTACCTTCGATTACCGTCACCGTCGAAAATTACGGACGTCTGGTGCGCATGCTGGAAAAAGGCCAGAAGGTCAAAATGGAAGTGGACATCAAGGCCAAGTTTTATGATGACGATCCGATGGCGTACAACACGATTGCCGAAATTCCCGGCACCGACTTGAAAGACGAAGTCGTGATGGTCGGCGCGCACATGGATTCCTGGCACAGCGGAACCGGCGCGACGGACAACGCCGCAGGTTGCGCCGTAGGAATGGAAGCCATGCGCATTCTGAAAGCGCTCGGCGTCAAACCGCGCCGCACGATCCGCATCGGCCTTTGGACGGGTGAAGAACAAGGCCTGCTCGGATCGCGCGCCTATGTCGCACAACATTTTGGCGCTCGACAACCTGCTCCCGGGCAGACGGCGGGCGGCCCTGGCGCTGGCGGTCCCGGTGGAGGTTTTGGTGGCCCGCAAGGTCCACTGGTCACTAAACCGGAACACGACAAGTTTTCCTCGTATTTCAACCTGGACAACGGCACGGGCAAAATTCGCGGTATTTATTTGCAGGGCAATGAAAACGTTCGCTCGATTTTCCGCGCCTGGCTGTCGCCGTTCCGCGACTTGGGCGCTTCGACAATTACTATCAGCAACACGGGCGGCACTGACCATCAGTCGTTCGACGGTGTTGGACTGCCGGGATTTCAATTCATCCAGGACCCAGTGGAATACGACACGCGCACGCACCATTCCAACATGGACGTGTACGATCGGATTCAAGCGGAGGACATGAAACAGGCTTCGGTGATTATGGCTGCTTTTTTGTACAACGCAGCCATGCGCGACGAAAAGTTGCCGCGCAAACCAATGCCAGGAACCGGGCGCTAA
- a CDS encoding SCO family protein codes for MRSNQYRPSIWFLFYLILVIGLILSGCSRNSTPKASDGAKRFELKGKVVSANKADHKVTIQHEKIEGYMEGMTMPFTLLDDWVYSELKPGAQIQATLVVDQNRSWLENPVVSNITDPSLIGKDAETNVEPNLGDDVPNFALVNQDGKKISLSKYRGKTLLVTFIYTRCPLPDYCPLMSTNFSVINQELAKNDALKDKVRLLSVSVDPEFDTPKVLREYGLRYLNSTKPDAFARWEFATGNADEVKKVGQAFGLNFWPDNGQVIHNLRTVMVSADGKVAKFYRGNDWKPDQVVKDLETQTQTN; via the coding sequence CTCATCCTAGTTATCGGTTTGATACTTTCCGGCTGTTCCAGAAATTCGACGCCTAAGGCCTCCGATGGAGCCAAGCGATTCGAGCTAAAAGGCAAAGTCGTTTCCGCCAATAAAGCCGACCACAAAGTCACCATCCAGCACGAAAAAATCGAAGGGTACATGGAAGGCATGACCATGCCGTTCACTTTGCTGGACGATTGGGTTTACAGCGAACTGAAACCCGGCGCACAGATTCAGGCGACGCTGGTTGTGGATCAAAACCGCTCCTGGCTGGAAAATCCTGTCGTGTCGAACATCACTGATCCCAGTTTGATTGGCAAAGATGCGGAAACGAACGTCGAGCCCAACCTGGGAGACGACGTGCCGAATTTCGCGTTGGTCAACCAGGACGGCAAAAAGATCAGTTTGAGCAAATATCGCGGTAAAACCCTGCTGGTGACATTCATCTACACGCGCTGTCCGCTGCCGGATTACTGTCCGCTGATGAGCACGAACTTTTCCGTCATCAATCAAGAGTTGGCGAAAAACGATGCGTTGAAGGACAAAGTCCGCCTGCTCAGCGTCAGTGTTGACCCTGAATTCGATACGCCGAAAGTGCTGCGCGAATACGGATTGCGCTACCTGAATTCGACCAAACCGGATGCGTTCGCTCGCTGGGAATTCGCAACCGGCAATGCGGATGAGGTGAAAAAGGTCGGCCAGGCCTTTGGATTGAATTTCTGGCCGGACAACGGGCAAGTCATTCACAATTTGCGAACCGTGATGGTTTCGGCAGACGGCAAAGTTGCCAAATTTTACCGCGGCAACGATTGGAAACCGGATCAAGTGGTTAAAGATTTGGAAACTCAGACGCAAACAAACTAA